The sequence AACAGCACGCCGGTGATCATCCTGTCCGCCAGCGACCGTGTGCTGAATCGCATCGAAGGACTGGATGCCGGCGCCGACGACTATCTGAACAAGCCTTTCGACCTGGATGAACTGGCGGCGCGGGTGCGTGCCTTGCTGCGCCGTAGCGGCGGCCGCACCAATCCGCAACTGGTGCATGGCGACATTCATTTCGACCCGGCCAGCAATACCGTCGCCTACAAAGGCAAGCAGGTCGGCCTCAGTGGCCGCGAGCTGATGGTGCTGGCGGCGCTGATCGAGAAGCCGGGGGCTGTCCTGTCGCGCGCGCAACTGGTCGACAAGGTGTATGGCTGGAACGATGAAGTGGAAAGCAATACCATCGAAGTGCATATCCATGCATTGCGCAAGAAGCTGGCGCCCGGCGTGATTCGCAACATCCGCGGCCTGGGCTATATGCTGTCCAGTTCCGACAGCTTGTGCAGCAACTGACGTGTCGATCAGGAACCGCCTGCTGTTCTGGCTGCTGTCCGGGCTTGCCATCCTTGGCGTCTGCTTCATGGTGGCCGACTACCTGATCGACCGCGCCTTGCTGGCCGATATCTACGATGACCAGATGAACCAGATCGCCTTCGCCATCCCCGCCAATTTCAGCGGCGGCGACCTGGAAAAGAATACGCCGGCGCTGAAATACGATGGCGACGACAGCATCCTGCAGATCTGGGACAACAACGGCAAGCTGAGCTACCGCTCGCATCCGGACATCGTCCTGCCGCCTTTTCCCACGCCTGGTTATAGCGAGGCGCAGTGGCATGGCAATGAGTGGAAGCTGTTCGTGCGCAAGACAGACCACAACCTGATCCAGGTGGCGCAGTCGCTCGACGGCAGGCGCAATATCGCGCTCGATCATGCGCTGCGCTCGCTGGTGCCGCTGCTGATCTTCCTGCTGATCATGGGTTTGCTGATTCATTGGAGCGTCGGCAGCGGCCTGCAATCCTTGACCCGGCTCTCGCAGGAACTGGCCAAGCGCACGCCCGACAAGCTGGAGCGGCTGGCGTCGCAAGACCAGCCGCAGGAAATCCAGCCGCTGACGCAAGCCATCGATACCTTGCTGCAGCGCCTCGGGGTGGCGCTGGAAAGCCAGAAGAAATTCATCGCCGATGCGTCGCATGAATTGCGCACGCCGCTGGCGACCCTGCAGATCCAGGCCCAGCTGGTGGAGCAGTCGCTAGGCAGTGGCCGCGAGGCCGCAGCCCTGGCCGATCTCAAGGCAGGCGTCAAGCGCAGCAGCCACCTGGTGGATCAGTTGCTGATGGCGTCGCGCCTGGAGTTCGGCGGCATGCATGATCCGCATGTGCCGCTGCAGCTGCATGAAATCGTGCGCCAGGTGACCATCGATTTCATCCCCTACGCCAACAGCCGTAAAATCAATCTTGGGGTGGAGCAGCTGGATGCAGGAATCATCATGGGATCGGAATACCATATTCCGATCCTGGTCCGCAACCTGATCGATAATGCGATCCGTTACACGCCCAGCGGCGGTCAGGTGGATGTCGCCATCCGCGCCGGCAATCAAAAAATCGTCCTGGAAATCGAAGATAGCGGACCCGGCATCCCGCCGGAAGAGCGGCAGCGCGTGTTCGATCGGTTTTACCGTTGTCTGGTGCCGCAGGCGGCCGGTAGCGGTCTTGGACTGGCGATCGTCAAGCAGGTCACCGAGCAGCATGAGGCCGAAGTTTACCTGGAGCGCGCCGGCCGTTTGCCGGGCCTGAAGGCTAGCGTTCGTTTCAATGCGCTGGTTCCGACTTGAAGCTTGGGTGGGGCGCGCAACGGCCAAACGCCGTGCAGGCAGGGAGCAGGAACAAAGAAGGGGAATTATCGAATAGGGTCTGGCGGGGGAACCGGCGTTGCCGCCGTTTCCCCACCCGGGCACAGTTTCGTGCCCGTTCAAGCATAGCCGCTAATTACCGTGCAGCCGAATCCCGGCTCAATCGTTGGCGATCAGCGTTACGCCGCTGAATGTCGCATAGGAATTGAGCAGCAGGTAATAAGTGCCTGCCTTAGGATTGCGGATAGTGATGGTTTCCGAAGTGGTCGAACCATCCGACACATACTGATACGAGCTGGTAGTCGGTGCGGAACCGAAACTTGCGTAGATATCCGCATCGCCTTTACCGCCGGAAGTCTTGAAGGTCAAGCTGGTGCGGCCGGCAGGAACCACGATGGTGTAGACCTTGCTGGAGCCGGTAGACAGGGCCAGGCCAGTCACTGCGACGCCGCTGGTCAGGACATTGCCTGGTGGCGGTGGCGGAGGAGTGCCGGAACCGATAACCGAAGCAAAGTTGGCGACGTTCAGGCTGCCGTAACCGCTGGCATAGTCCCATCCGGCTTTGGCACTGTAACCTTGGCTACCCGAAGTGACGTCGTGGAACATGCTTGGGTTGGCCGCGGCTTTTTGATAGATCGCGCTGGCAGGGAAAGCCAGGCCATTGCTGTTGGCCGACTGCACACGTGCCCAGAAGCCGGTGAACAACGGCGCCGCCAGGCTGGTGCCGCCGATTTGCGTTGGCGAGCCATTGATCAGGACCAGGGCGCCGCTCGATGGATCTGCATCCAGCGAAATATCGGGAACGCCGCGTTTGGTCGAGCTGCCGAGGACGCCGGCGCTGACTTGCCAGCTAGGTGCTGCCTCAGTCAGGCTAGGACCGCCACCGGCGCCACCGCTTGCGCTTTGCTGGCAGCTCTGCCAGTCGGAGCAGGCCCATACTGTTTCCGAGGACCAGGCATTGCCGGAGCCGGTGTTGACCAGCGTACCGCCCAAGGCCATCACGTACGGCGAGACCGCAGGATAGCTTTGTGCAGTGGTGCTGGTGTCGCACTCATAGGCGCCGGAGTCGCCCGACGATACCGAGAACGTCTGTCCCTGCGCAACGGCAGACTGGAAAATCTGATCGTTACTGGCGGTGATACCCGACGATTGCGCGTCAGTTTCGCACTCGCCCAGCGAGACGTTGATGGTCTGCGCCTTGTTGTCGCTAACCACTCGGTTATAAGCGGTAGTCAGATCGGAATCGCTCAGGGTGTTGGCGGTGTACAGGATCATTTGCTTGATGGTGCCGCCTGCTGCCGCCAGCGAACTTTGCGTGTCCATATTCCATTCATCGACACCGGAAGTATCGCTGCTGGCGCCATTGATCACCACGGTGGAGACGCTGGTTTGCGGATAGCCTGAGTTGGAGGTGAATGTATTCAAGTCGGCGATGGTCTGCGACATGTCACCCTGGGTAATGATGCCGATGGTGGCGTTGGTGGCGCTAGGCAGGCTGGTGGCGTTGTAGATGGTCGGGAAGTCGGTAGGATTATGACCGACCGCCGACAGCGTCCGGGCAGCCGTGCCGGCATCCAGTTTCTTCAGCATGGTGTGGTGCAGATGCACGGTTTGCAAGCCATGCACGGCCAGCACAACGTCGCCCAGCGATTGCGGCACAGCGGCGTCGCTGACGTTGGCGTAGGCGCTGCGGCCGTTCACGCTATAAGTGTGCAGTTCGGTATTGAAAGCCGTTTTCACCGAGCCGGCGGAACCGTTGGCGCTGATCAGCAGATTGTTGGCGGACACCGTGATATTGGTGAAGCCGCTTTTGGTCAGGTGATTGACGACCGCTTGCACCTGTTCCTTGGTAGGAGCGTAAAGGCGCAGGAAATCCTGGCTCGACAAGGTCTTGTGCGAGCGACCCGACATCAGGTCGGCAGTGAGCTGATCCAGTTGCGCCTTGTTGCGCAGTTTCAGCGCCACCACCACGTGGGTCAATGTGCCGGCCTGCATGGTCGAGATATGCGTCACGGCGGTTCGCGCCGTGCTTGCAACCGCAGTGGCCTTGGTCGCGGTTGGCGCCCAGGTTTCTGCGTGAGCGGTTGTGGCAAACGCAGCAAGCGTCATCGCCGCGAGCGCCAGCATTTTGAAGTTGGATCTGAATGTCATTACTTTACTCCGGTTTTTAAGGGATAAAGTGACCCTGCCGACGGTGGTCGGCTGGATCTGCTCAGTGGATGCATTCCCGTGAAATGTAAGGCTCTCAAGGGAAGTCGCAATTTCCCGCAACGCCGGCTGCCGGCGCTGTGGAGAAATGCCTTGTTGCCTGTCACGCACAAACGGCGGACACGGCGCAAACGCCGGGCGACGAGTTGCTGGCTGCCTGGCTTGACAAAAAATCGGCGAACAGAAAGACCACATGCGCGCTGCCGGCAGACGCATGAATTGGTGCTACATCAAGGTTGGATCAGTGACGCGGTAGAACGCCCATCAACTGGGTGGGGGCAGCATGGCCTCGGTGCCTGCCTGCACAGCGCAGAAGCCAGGTCTGCGAGCGGAACCGTCGGCCGACAGTTCCGAAAAAAACGGTAAGGCTGATTCGAGTCCAGGGCAAGGCATAAGACATTCCTCTTGAGGATTATCCGCAACTGGAGCCGCCTTCAAGGCGCCGGCAACTGGCCCAAGAAAGCAGCGCTGCAGCAACTGCTATGCACAATGTTTTTTAGTTTGTTTAGTCTTCTTGGGAAAACAGACTAATGGATTTATTTCTGTGTGGCAATGTATCAGACTGTTTATTTTGTAACTAGTGTTACCAGTTGTAACCAAAAACAGAAAGATCTGTCTATTTTATAAAGCCGCTGTTTTTGATGCAAAAAAGCGCTGTCCTGATATGCCTGTAGAAGCCGGAATGCCAGGCAGCAAGCGCGTTTCCACGGTTTTTTGTATACTCCAGCGCAGAGCGAATCGGTCAATGGTCCAGCCATTTTCTTGAGGCTCTTCATGTCCGCCGCACCTGCCAAATCGCGCTCCCATTGGTTACCATTCATTGTCGCTGCTACCTTCTTCATGGAGTACCTGGACACCACCATCATCGCCACCGCCTTGCCGCAGATGGCGCGCGATTTTCATGTTGGTCCGAATGAGTTGAGCTTGGGCATGACGGCCTACATGCTCACCCTGGCGGTGTTCATCCCGGTCAGTGGCTGGGTCGCCGACCGCGTCTAGCCGACCGCGTCTAGCCGACCGCGTTGTCTCACGCACCGTGTTCGGCGCCGCCATCGTGGTGTTTACGCTGGCTTCGGCTTGTCGGCGTTTCGTTCCGGCCTGCTGTTGTTGGCTAGCGCGTT comes from Collimonas pratensis and encodes:
- a CDS encoding response regulator transcription factor, with amino-acid sequence MRILLIEDDYMLGNSIRKGFYPYGFTVDWTQDGIAAEAALAAESYSAVLLDLGLPRKSGLEVLKKMRADGNSTPVIILSASDRVLNRIEGLDAGADDYLNKPFDLDELAARVRALLRRSGGRTNPQLVHGDIHFDPASNTVAYKGKQVGLSGRELMVLAALIEKPGAVLSRAQLVDKVYGWNDEVESNTIEVHIHALRKKLAPGVIRNIRGLGYMLSSSDSLCSN
- a CDS encoding ATP-binding protein codes for the protein MSIRNRLLFWLLSGLAILGVCFMVADYLIDRALLADIYDDQMNQIAFAIPANFSGGDLEKNTPALKYDGDDSILQIWDNNGKLSYRSHPDIVLPPFPTPGYSEAQWHGNEWKLFVRKTDHNLIQVAQSLDGRRNIALDHALRSLVPLLIFLLIMGLLIHWSVGSGLQSLTRLSQELAKRTPDKLERLASQDQPQEIQPLTQAIDTLLQRLGVALESQKKFIADASHELRTPLATLQIQAQLVEQSLGSGREAAALADLKAGVKRSSHLVDQLLMASRLEFGGMHDPHVPLQLHEIVRQVTIDFIPYANSRKINLGVEQLDAGIIMGSEYHIPILVRNLIDNAIRYTPSGGQVDVAIRAGNQKIVLEIEDSGPGIPPEERQRVFDRFYRCLVPQAAGSGLGLAIVKQVTEQHEAEVYLERAGRLPGLKASVRFNALVPT
- a CDS encoding protease pro-enzyme activation domain-containing protein yields the protein MTFRSNFKMLALAAMTLAAFATTAHAETWAPTATKATAVASTARTAVTHISTMQAGTLTHVVVALKLRNKAQLDQLTADLMSGRSHKTLSSQDFLRLYAPTKEQVQAVVNHLTKSGFTNITVSANNLLISANGSAGSVKTAFNTELHTYSVNGRSAYANVSDAAVPQSLGDVVLAVHGLQTVHLHHTMLKKLDAGTAARTLSAVGHNPTDFPTIYNATSLPSATNATIGIITQGDMSQTIADLNTFTSNSGYPQTSVSTVVINGASSDTSGVDEWNMDTQSSLAAAGGTIKQMILYTANTLSDSDLTTAYNRVVSDNKAQTINVSLGECETDAQSSGITASNDQIFQSAVAQGQTFSVSSGDSGAYECDTSTTAQSYPAVSPYVMALGGTLVNTGSGNAWSSETVWACSDWQSCQQSASGGAGGGPSLTEAAPSWQVSAGVLGSSTKRGVPDISLDADPSSGALVLINGSPTQIGGTSLAAPLFTGFWARVQSANSNGLAFPASAIYQKAAANPSMFHDVTSGSQGYSAKAGWDYASGYGSLNVANFASVIGSGTPPPPPPGNVLTSGVAVTGLALSTGSSKVYTIVVPAGRTSLTFKTSGGKGDADIYASFGSAPTTSSYQYVSDGSTTSETITIRNPKAGTYYLLLNSYATFSGVTLIAND
- a CDS encoding MFS transporter, whose protein sequence is MSAAPAKSRSHWLPFIVAATFFMEYLDTTIIATALPQMARDFHVGPNELSLGMTAYMLTLAVFIPVSGWVADRV